A region of Vigna radiata var. radiata cultivar VC1973A chromosome 10, Vradiata_ver6, whole genome shotgun sequence DNA encodes the following proteins:
- the LOC106774646 gene encoding seed linoleate 9S-lipoxygenase-3-like, which translates to MVGKGFSKSGMIGEVTKVLRRVFESEREVGDVKVDVWVRARIEASVLNFLKILNASSPAISDLPLVSDDYDVYNDLGDPDKGENHARPILGGSNTLPYPRRGRTGRRPTRKDPKSESRSSGIYLPRDEAFGHLKSSDFLTYGLKFVSQNFLPALESAFDLNFTLNEFDSFDDVHKLHSGGIKLPTDVISKISPLPVLKEIFRTDGEQVLKFPPPKVIQVSRSAWMIDEEFAREMLAGVNPNMIRLLQDFPPRSKLDSQVYGDHTSKITKEHLEPNLEGPSVEGDGDVLSDIASGKAGHAEEALLQVAL; encoded by the exons ATGGTGGGGAAAGGGTTTTCTAAAAGTGGGATGATAGGAGAAGTGACAAAAGTGCTTAGAAGagtgtttgaaagtgaaagagaggttGGGGATGTTAAAGTAGACGTTTGG GTTCGAGCGAGAATTGAAGCATCTGTCCtcaattttctcaaaatattaaatgcatcCAGCCCTGCCATCTCAGATTTGCCTTTG GTCTCTGATGACTATGATGTCTACAATGATTTAGGTGATCCAGATAAGGGTGAAAATCATGCACGTCCTATTCTTGGAGGGTCTAACACCTTGCCTTATCCTCGTAGGGGGAGGACTGGTAGAAGACCAACAAGGAAAG ATCCAAAAAGTGAGAGTAGGAGCTCTGGTATTTATCTTCCAAGAGATGAAGCTTTTGGACACTTGAAGTCATCAGACTTTTTGACTTATGGGCTGAAATTTGTATCTCAAAATTTTCTTCCAGCATTGGAATCTGCTTTTGATTTGAATTTCACACTCAATGAGTTTGATAGCTTTGATGATGTTCATAAACTCCATTCAGGTGGAATTAAGCTGCCAACAGATGTAATTAGCAAGATAAGTCCATTACCCGTGCTCAAGGAAATCTTCAGGACTGATGGTGAACAAGTTCTTAAGTTTCCTCCTCCTAAAGTGATTCAAG TGAGTAGGTCTGCATGGATGATTGATGAAGAATTTGCAAGAGAAATGCTTGCTGGTGTAAATCCAAACATGATTCGTCTTCTTCAG GATTTCCCTCCACGAAGCAAGCTAGATAGCCAAGTCTACGGTGATCATACCAGTAAAATTACCAAAGAACACCTGGAGCCTAATTTAGAAGGGCCTTC TGTGGAAGGTGATGGAGATGTGCTCTCAGATATTGCTTCAGGAAAAGCGGGTCACGCAGAGGAAGCTCTTCTACAAGTTGCTCTATAA
- the LOC111242664 gene encoding pre-mRNA-splicing factor ATP-dependent RNA helicase DEAH1-like, translating to MLTGQSKIAREVLDAAARIIKLVVMTDEIDRVVHEATNIAKTSLTLEGIVYVVDKEFSKQWFYNPLIILLFVLKRYNNESCNDYFLFGL from the exons ATGTTAACAGGACAATCCAAG ATTGCAAGGGAGGTGTTGGATGCAGCTGCTAGGATTATTAAGCTTGTTGTGATGACTGATGAGATTGATAGAGTTGTTCATGAGGCAACTAATATAGCAAAAACATCACTCACATTAGAG GGAATTGTCTATGTTGTTGACAAAGAGTTTTCTAAACAATGGTTCTACAATCCGTTAATCATTTTGTTATTTGTATTGAAGAGATACAATAATGAGTCATGTAATGATTATTTCTTGTTTGGTTTATAA